The genomic stretch CCCATGTTCTCATCAACCCATTCGGCCAGGGCGAATGCATCTGCATCGTAGTTGACTTGGTACACGCCAACGAGCCCATGCCACTCTTCTGACGACCAGGAATTCATCTGGTGCTGAGCGATAGTGACGACGTCAATGCTGCCGTCACGCCAATCGATCTGGAGTCGGACAGATTCAGGCTCGGCGCGATTCTCTAGCCTGTCGTGGACGAAAAAGTCTGTCGCCGACTCCGGCTCAAAATCACGCGACATGTTGTTGATGTTCTCGTTGTTGTTTTCCATTTTTCATTCTCCTGCATATTGGGGGGTCGCGACGTTCTTCTTCGTTGCTTTCGGTATTGTGATCTAATCACAACGACATTGCCTGTGTCAAGGGCCTTCTGTGGACTTAGAGAAAGATGAATAATCAAGGTCTGTTGGAGTGATTTCAAGACAGAGGGGGAAGAAGAAGCCACCCAGGAGGCGGGGCAAAAGGGGTAGGGCTTTGGGACGCGTGTGCCGATTTCTGTGCATTTATTGTCGAATCACAACTTGATGCGACCGGACCAGTCGCTCGGATGTTTGGCTGCCGTGATTACCAATCCGCTCAGTAGCGGGGCGCAGGTATATCTGCTGGAGGTTGCGTTGCGGGACAGGAACAAAACCATGTCACTTTCTTCAGCAAGGGTGGGATTCAAATCTGACAGGATTGGGCGGCGGTCCGCACGCTCCTCGACCTTCCTAGACAGTTGAGACAAGGCGACGACCGGAACATCCAGATTCTCGGCCAGCCTTTTCAGGCCGGTGGCCGCCTTGCTGACCTCGTCGGCAGGGGCCTTCTGTTCTTCGCCTGAACGCAGAAGCTGGACGTAATCGACGAGGATAATGCCGAGCGTCGGCATACCGGCTACGATCTGGCTGCAGCGTTCCGCCAACTCCAGCAGGGATAATCCCGGGGTGTCATCGATGATGGTCGGAGTACGAGATAGCCGGTCGCCCGCTTGGCGCAGGTAACTGCGATCAGCATCGGTCAACTCATCTTCAGCAACATTCTTCAGGTCCGTACCGGATATTGCTGACAGAATTCTCACGGTGAAATAGTCGGCGCTTTCTTCCATAGAGAAGGTTGCCGAAGCCACCGGGTTGGCTGCTAGCGCAGATGTTCCAGCAATGATGTTGGCTGCTACCGTCGTTTTACCTGTGCTCGGTCGACCGGCGATCGTGATCAAGTCCCCTTTACGGAACCCGCCAATCTTGCGGTCAAGGGCCGGAATACCTGTCATGACCCAATCGGCCGCATCGGTGACCGGTTCGCCATTGTAGAACTTGCCGAGCACATCTGGGACGATGTCGCGGATGTGCGTGTGTGTTTTTCTTCTCATGCAAAGGATCGTGCTCTGACAGGACGGGTTTGTCCACTCCGCCTCAAGACCCGGGTAGGGAACGTCCCAAAGGGTACCCAGGAAGGCCGAATCCGGTGGGGAAACACCGTTTTTTGACGAGAATCAATCGAAAAGACGGAATCGGTGTCGCCTTTGAAAACGACATCTGTTTCAGGGAAATGGTCGTTTTTTGCGAAAAAACGCTATTTTCAAATCGGAAGATTCAGGGATCTTTTAAGGCAATGGCAGGATCTATAAGTAAAGGATCCAAAAGATTGTCAGGAACTGTCTGAACAACCTTCGAACAAGTCGAATCCGATAAACCGAAAGTCGTTGGCGCACAACGCACGACAATCTTTCCCTACGCCGAAAATACCGCTCCCAACCATTGCTGCCCCGCAGTCGGACGATCCGGCTTGCTCCTTCCCATCCCCAAAAGATGAAAAAGGAGAAAAAAGATAAGGAGTCCAAAAAACTGAAGAGAATGCTGGGCTCTCTCGCGGAACCGCGCGATAATGCAATTCGGATTAAAGGGAAAACCAAGGAGCAAAAAATGGAAACGATTTTGATGATTTTCCCGGCGGCCTACTTCGCTTTTCTGATTGGCATTGCCGTGTTCTTCGGTGGTGG from Pseudodesulfovibrio profundus encodes the following:
- a CDS encoding DnaB-like helicase C-terminal domain-containing protein, which translates into the protein MRRKTHTHIRDIVPDVLGKFYNGEPVTDAADWVMTGIPALDRKIGGFRKGDLITIAGRPSTGKTTVAANIIAGTSALAANPVASATFSMEESADYFTVRILSAISGTDLKNVAEDELTDADRSYLRQAGDRLSRTPTIIDDTPGLSLLELAERCSQIVAGMPTLGIILVDYVQLLRSGEEQKAPADEVSKAATGLKRLAENLDVPVVALSQLSRKVEERADRRPILSDLNPTLAEESDMVLFLSRNATSSRYTCAPLLSGLVITAAKHPSDWSGRIKL